In the Leifsonia sp. 466MF genome, one interval contains:
- a CDS encoding lamin tail domain-containing protein — protein sequence MAVLAATATAGTLALALPTAAQAAATPDVRITECMYSPGTTGGEFIELTNLGTTPVSLAGWSFDDDSETPGTVPLDGLGTLASGESAIITESADAAFRTEWSLGADVKVLAGNTTGLGRADEINLFDGPDAVANLVDRLTYNDQGTGTVKGPRTQGKSGVPTTATALGANDASQWQLSAVGDAEGSWTSVSGDIGSPGKSRFAPAQPAWKSIHINEVSSDNTATPVGDAIELFNSGSVDVDITGWLQIDSGAATAATTFSASLADGTPTTVVPAHGYVYFSSTKGLSSGGDGVKLYLPDGTGGTAGTLVDSVDYTAGEAGTDEGNEFGAGAYARCPDGTGSFASVATKSFGASNAGACQNVLTNPADGGNGGGNTLTCQPEAPSGTGTLPAGAGTPVAWPGSATVSVADSLCAWETTTGPEGRDVSGLVFDPTNANVLYSVKNKGWVFRMVKENGLWVADTANGWAAGKQIFFPGSSDTATNQPDSEGVTVGPDGALYVTTERNNAANTIPLNSILRIDPTSSATSLVATDQWNLTAEFPELHAGNKTEANLGFEGVTFVPDSYLTGNGFVDQSTGTTYKPADYPQHGAGLYFAALENDGKLYAYALNSDHTFHRVAVVDTKMGHVMDVQFDAATQRIWALCDNTCGVSSTVLKIDGTGTIVPQVVYSRPAGLPNDNLEGFALAPASTCTGGTREALWSDDGVYGTGPGSPTEGHALYSGRIACDLQLGGQGVSGSATDPVAAVSLSAGSGAVGDRITVTGTHFAPGTQVTFVFNSTPVTLGTATAASDGTLTFAFSVPAVPAGAHTVTAAIGGTVVASAAFSVTAAGATVSGGDPAALASTGSDVSPAAGVIALALLIGGGLLILLRRRARTHTSGE from the coding sequence GTGGCGGTCCTCGCCGCCACCGCGACCGCCGGCACGCTGGCGCTCGCCCTTCCCACCGCGGCGCAGGCCGCGGCAACGCCCGACGTGCGGATCACCGAGTGCATGTACAGCCCCGGCACCACCGGCGGCGAGTTCATCGAGCTCACCAACCTCGGCACGACGCCGGTCAGCCTCGCCGGCTGGTCCTTCGACGACGACAGCGAGACGCCCGGCACGGTCCCGCTGGACGGGCTCGGGACGCTGGCGTCCGGCGAATCCGCCATCATCACCGAGTCGGCGGATGCCGCCTTCCGAACCGAATGGTCGCTCGGCGCCGACGTGAAGGTGCTCGCCGGCAACACGACCGGCCTCGGCCGCGCCGACGAGATCAACCTCTTCGACGGCCCGGATGCGGTCGCGAACCTCGTCGACCGGCTCACCTACAACGACCAGGGCACCGGCACGGTCAAGGGCCCGCGCACCCAGGGGAAGTCGGGCGTGCCCACCACGGCCACGGCGCTCGGGGCCAACGATGCCTCGCAGTGGCAGCTCTCCGCCGTCGGCGACGCGGAGGGCTCGTGGACGTCGGTCAGCGGTGACATCGGTTCGCCGGGCAAGAGCCGGTTCGCCCCGGCGCAGCCGGCGTGGAAGAGCATCCACATCAACGAGGTGTCGTCCGACAACACCGCCACCCCGGTCGGGGACGCGATCGAGCTCTTCAATAGCGGGTCGGTGGATGTGGACATCACCGGCTGGCTTCAGATCGACAGCGGGGCCGCGACGGCTGCAACGACCTTCTCGGCCAGCCTCGCCGACGGGACCCCGACGACGGTCGTGCCCGCCCACGGCTACGTGTACTTCTCCTCCACCAAGGGCCTGAGCAGCGGCGGGGACGGCGTCAAGCTCTACCTGCCGGACGGCACCGGAGGCACCGCCGGCACCCTGGTCGACTCCGTCGACTACACGGCAGGCGAAGCCGGCACCGACGAGGGCAACGAGTTCGGAGCGGGCGCCTACGCGCGCTGCCCCGACGGCACGGGATCCTTCGCCTCGGTGGCGACCAAGAGCTTCGGCGCTTCCAACGCCGGCGCGTGCCAGAACGTGCTCACCAACCCCGCCGACGGCGGCAACGGCGGCGGCAACACGCTGACCTGCCAGCCGGAGGCGCCGTCCGGCACGGGCACCCTCCCCGCCGGCGCGGGCACTCCCGTCGCCTGGCCGGGAAGCGCCACCGTCTCGGTCGCCGACTCGCTGTGCGCGTGGGAGACCACGACCGGTCCGGAGGGCCGCGACGTCAGCGGCCTGGTCTTCGACCCGACCAACGCGAACGTGCTGTACAGCGTCAAGAACAAGGGCTGGGTGTTCCGCATGGTGAAGGAGAACGGCCTCTGGGTGGCCGACACCGCCAACGGCTGGGCCGCGGGCAAGCAGATCTTCTTCCCGGGCAGCAGCGACACCGCGACGAACCAGCCGGACTCCGAGGGGGTCACGGTCGGACCGGACGGCGCGCTCTACGTCACGACCGAGCGCAACAACGCCGCCAACACCATCCCGCTCAACTCCATCCTCCGCATCGACCCGACCTCGTCGGCCACGTCACTGGTCGCCACCGACCAGTGGAACCTGACCGCGGAGTTCCCGGAGCTTCACGCCGGGAACAAGACGGAGGCGAACCTGGGCTTCGAGGGCGTGACCTTCGTGCCGGACAGCTACCTGACCGGCAACGGCTTCGTCGACCAGTCGACCGGCACGACGTACAAGCCCGCCGACTACCCGCAGCACGGCGCCGGCCTCTACTTCGCCGCGCTGGAGAACGACGGAAAGCTGTACGCCTACGCGCTCAACAGCGACCACACCTTCCACCGGGTCGCGGTCGTGGACACGAAGATGGGCCACGTGATGGACGTGCAGTTCGACGCCGCCACCCAGCGCATCTGGGCGCTCTGCGACAACACCTGCGGCGTCTCCTCCACCGTGCTGAAGATCGACGGGACGGGAACGATCGTCCCGCAGGTCGTCTACAGCCGCCCCGCCGGTCTGCCGAACGACAACCTGGAGGGCTTCGCTCTCGCCCCGGCGTCGACCTGCACCGGAGGGACTCGCGAGGCCCTGTGGTCGGACGACGGCGTGTACGGCACCGGCCCGGGCAGCCCGACGGAGGGCCACGCCCTCTACAGCGGACGCATCGCGTGCGACCTGCAGCTCGGCGGCCAGGGCGTCTCCGGCTCGGCGACGGACCCGGTGGCGGCGGTCAGCCTGTCCGCCGGTTCGGGCGCCGTCGGCGACCGCATCACGGTCACCGGCACGCACTTCGCGCCGGGCACGCAGGTCACGTTCGTGTTCAACTCCACACCGGTCACCCTCGGCACGGCGACCGCGGCATCCGACGGGACGCTGACCTTCGCCTTCTCGGTGCCGGCAGTCCCGGCGGGTGCGCACACCGTGACCGCGGCGATCGGCGGGACGGTCGTCGCGTCGGCAGCCTTCAGCGTGACGGCCGCCGGCGCAACGGTGTCGGGCGGCGATCCGGCCGCCCTCGCCTCGACGGGCTCCGACGTGAGTCCGGCGGCCGGGGTGATCGCCCTGGCGCTGCTGATCGGCGGCGGTCTGCTCATCCTGCTGCGCCGACGCGCTCGGACGCACACGAGCGGAGAGTGA
- a CDS encoding TMEM175 family protein, with translation MTKVRLEAFTDGVLAVAITLLVLDLHLEPGNGESLLDQVLASGPSFAAYVVSFFVIGVIWVNHHSIFRLATTVDRVLLFWNLILLMFVSAVPFTTATLAGAIAEGSAADTRVAAVLYGGVATGFAIAFTLVYGRITLVLVRTGSMDAGTRRSALLRFGAGTLFYPLLTVIGIVYAPAMLVGFAALSVYYLFNQTGAKE, from the coding sequence ATGACCAAGGTGCGACTGGAAGCGTTCACCGACGGGGTCCTCGCGGTGGCCATCACCCTCCTGGTCCTGGACCTTCACCTCGAGCCGGGCAACGGCGAGAGTCTCCTGGATCAGGTCCTCGCGTCCGGGCCGTCGTTCGCCGCCTACGTCGTGAGCTTCTTCGTCATCGGCGTGATCTGGGTCAACCACCATTCGATCTTCCGTCTCGCGACCACGGTCGACCGCGTGCTGCTGTTCTGGAACCTCATCCTCCTGATGTTCGTGTCGGCCGTCCCCTTCACCACCGCGACGCTCGCGGGCGCCATCGCCGAGGGCAGCGCCGCGGACACCCGGGTCGCCGCCGTGCTGTACGGCGGGGTCGCGACCGGCTTCGCGATCGCCTTCACCCTCGTCTACGGGCGCATCACGCTCGTCCTCGTCCGGACCGGATCGATGGATGCGGGGACGCGGCGGAGCGCACTCCTCCGGTTCGGCGCGGGGACGCTGTTCTACCCGCTGCTGACCGTGATCGGCATCGTCTACGCGCCGGCCATGCTCGTCGGGTTCGCTGCGTTGAGCGTGTACTACCTGTTCAACCAGACGGGCGCGAAGGAGTGA
- a CDS encoding M57 family metalloprotease → MTITFGDLADPTPAGARVVGVASMPNIPGQPRAQAVAATYCDFHSGQPAGGNISIATNYMGSYSETLRQHIFTHEIGHILGLNHNTDQLACGTVMEPTSSEGSICGDNKAPYIDDVAGVLALWRPNATPGFPAGSRITFNRDPSWHLESSTARWSGWANGVTFTTGLPDGYWDWTYVKDNANDGWGWLVNSASGLCLTRNAGADQPHMGWCSGDGARWAVWQGANGMKLLGKGTRTCLGIMLGQNLFRRNWGDSMPCSDYRSDLQIVKMTTPRTKRSLPDADTTGARSSVQARVDA, encoded by the coding sequence GTGACCATCACGTTCGGCGATCTGGCGGACCCCACCCCGGCGGGAGCGCGGGTGGTCGGTGTGGCCTCGATGCCGAACATTCCGGGTCAACCCCGGGCGCAAGCGGTCGCAGCGACGTACTGCGACTTCCACTCCGGTCAGCCTGCTGGTGGGAATATCAGCATCGCCACGAACTACATGGGTTCGTATTCGGAGACGCTGCGGCAGCACATCTTCACCCATGAGATCGGGCACATCCTCGGCCTGAACCACAACACCGATCAGCTTGCGTGTGGAACGGTGATGGAGCCGACGTCCAGTGAGGGCTCGATCTGTGGAGACAACAAAGCGCCCTACATAGACGACGTGGCTGGTGTGCTGGCGCTGTGGCGGCCCAACGCGACGCCCGGCTTTCCGGCCGGGTCGCGGATCACCTTCAACAGGGACCCCAGCTGGCATCTTGAGTCGTCCACTGCCCGGTGGTCCGGATGGGCCAACGGGGTGACCTTCACCACCGGGTTGCCTGACGGCTACTGGGATTGGACCTACGTGAAGGACAATGCGAACGACGGGTGGGGCTGGCTGGTCAACTCCGCGTCGGGGTTATGCCTCACCAGGAACGCGGGCGCCGACCAGCCGCACATGGGGTGGTGCTCCGGCGACGGCGCCCGCTGGGCCGTGTGGCAGGGTGCGAACGGCATGAAGCTGCTCGGCAAGGGGACGAGAACCTGCCTGGGGATCATGCTGGGACAGAACCTGTTCCGTCGCAACTGGGGCGATTCGATGCCCTGTTCGGACTACCGATCCGATCTCCAGATCGTGAAGATGACGACCCCACGGACAAAGCGGTCACTCCCGGATGCCGATACCACGGGCGCGCGGTCATCGGTGCAGGCTCGGGTCGATGCCTGA
- a CDS encoding RICIN domain-containing protein has translation MPGTDVTISSCAGAAAQKWRFDPVENGYRISAFNTTADFEDEEQAQPEGEDPAMCLSGSGESVGTAACERTSAMIWTVAADGTLRNQGSGTCLNVRGAATGDGSRLMLYPCSTASNMVWSSPESLTSGPVSLAPVSSAGGVLSTTPAATGDADQRIRTVLKKDAGSNTARFQYEQVGNTGGGLIRNADTGTCLRWKGNGAQAVLDHACDGSDSSYRWGPTTVGAGVWKLQSQYTGECLDLFGATDTENNTIGTYACNGASNQTWRAVPNNPVWPAGTDTTDPPNIAVFGAATQSSTRDAIDSAADKANDGDMGNTSVARTINDAYPWWQLDFGQTTQIDTVTVHLPTDGSHWLRSTDFWVIASNDPIPDGNPSSLSGGSIKTVHIFRPWEPVTAVQLNGNYRYVRIANDWSYPLSLAEVTITPHP, from the coding sequence ATACCCGGGACGGACGTGACGATCTCCAGCTGCGCCGGTGCTGCCGCGCAGAAGTGGCGGTTCGACCCTGTGGAGAACGGGTATCGGATCAGCGCCTTCAACACGACGGCCGACTTCGAGGACGAGGAGCAGGCGCAACCCGAAGGGGAGGATCCGGCGATGTGCCTGTCCGGGTCGGGGGAGTCGGTCGGCACTGCCGCGTGCGAGCGAACGTCGGCCATGATCTGGACGGTCGCCGCTGACGGCACGCTGCGCAATCAGGGTTCGGGAACCTGCCTGAACGTTCGAGGCGCAGCAACCGGTGACGGCTCCCGGCTGATGCTGTATCCCTGCTCGACGGCGTCCAACATGGTCTGGAGCTCTCCCGAGTCGCTGACCAGCGGGCCGGTATCGCTGGCGCCGGTGTCCTCCGCCGGCGGCGTGCTTTCGACAACGCCGGCCGCGACCGGCGATGCCGACCAGCGGATCCGGACGGTTCTGAAGAAGGATGCCGGATCGAACACCGCGCGATTCCAGTACGAGCAGGTCGGAAACACCGGGGGAGGCCTCATCCGAAACGCAGACACCGGCACCTGTCTGCGGTGGAAGGGCAACGGAGCGCAGGCCGTCCTGGATCACGCATGCGACGGGAGCGACTCGTCATATCGGTGGGGACCGACGACGGTGGGGGCGGGAGTCTGGAAGCTGCAGAGCCAATACACCGGCGAATGTCTGGACCTGTTCGGGGCGACCGACACCGAGAACAACACGATCGGAACCTACGCGTGCAATGGCGCGTCCAACCAGACCTGGAGGGCGGTACCGAACAACCCCGTCTGGCCCGCCGGAACCGACACGACCGATCCCCCCAACATCGCCGTCTTCGGCGCCGCCACCCAGTCATCCACTCGTGACGCGATCGACTCGGCAGCCGACAAGGCCAACGACGGCGACATGGGGAACACCTCTGTCGCCCGCACCATCAACGATGCCTACCCGTGGTGGCAGCTCGATTTCGGGCAGACCACACAGATCGACACCGTGACGGTTCACCTGCCGACAGACGGCTCGCACTGGCTCAGATCGACCGACTTTTGGGTGATAGCGTCCAACGACCCGATCCCCGACGGCAACCCCTCAAGCCTCAGCGGGGGGAGCATCAAGACCGTGCACATCTTCCGCCCCTGGGAACCCGTGACCGCGGTCCAGCTGAACGGCAACTACCGCTACGTCAGAATCGCAAACGACTGGTCGTACCCGCTCTCTCTCGCGGAGGTCACGATCACCCCGCATCCCTAA
- a CDS encoding DUF2510 domain-containing protein has translation MSDKPPSAPPIPSGWYADGRGRVRWWEGTSWTNKRAPLAHTIPQAPSNSVGLTGFVLACVAFAAALLLGALGVLFGLVGVVVSLFGIAERNRGARRFAVAGAIISAASVCVGIFTFWLAWTS, from the coding sequence ATGAGCGATAAGCCACCTTCGGCACCGCCGATCCCGTCCGGCTGGTATGCCGACGGCAGGGGTCGCGTTCGTTGGTGGGAGGGCACGTCATGGACGAATAAACGCGCGCCGTTGGCGCACACCATCCCGCAGGCACCGAGCAACAGCGTCGGTCTGACCGGGTTCGTCCTCGCGTGTGTTGCGTTTGCCGCAGCCCTTCTCCTCGGAGCGCTCGGCGTGCTCTTCGGCCTCGTCGGCGTGGTTGTCTCCCTCTTCGGAATCGCCGAACGGAATCGCGGAGCGCGGCGGTTCGCCGTCGCAGGCGCGATCATCTCCGCGGCGTCGGTCTGCGTCGGCATTTTCACGTTTTGGTTGGCCTGGACGTCTTGA
- a CDS encoding PASTA domain-containing protein, translated as MVDLFADRVTVPDVVGLPFHVGRDVASAAGVTLANTDPDGPPIGALAWPGLFYITSQNPAAGAAVSRWGSVTVEIVAHGEADSNAAVVRPETPPSNVAHAVAERDTFIDLTEPDDSAV; from the coding sequence GTGGTCGACCTTTTCGCTGACCGGGTGACCGTACCGGATGTCGTTGGGCTGCCGTTCCACGTCGGTCGCGATGTGGCTTCTGCTGCAGGCGTGACGCTCGCGAACACGGACCCGGACGGACCGCCCATCGGCGCGCTGGCGTGGCCTGGGCTCTTCTACATCACCTCACAGAATCCCGCCGCGGGTGCTGCGGTGTCTCGCTGGGGATCCGTCACGGTGGAGATCGTCGCGCACGGCGAGGCGGACTCCAACGCGGCAGTGGTTCGACCGGAAACGCCACCGTCGAATGTCGCTCACGCCGTTGCTGAGCGTGACACCTTCATCGACCTCACTGAGCCGGACGACTCCGCCGTCTGA
- a CDS encoding 2'-5' RNA ligase family protein, protein MRSYAVVALFHPLEIGTTISRRAWPAHITLASNFTAAAAPDRVIEVVTEAAPAAEPLNVRFGEEALFGPNHEVRVRLVESERAVSVHIRLTGKLESLPGFVPEEPAYWRDGYRPHLTLGPSVTATEGDRETASSVAVVEILDSDAKVLALLHPRGAR, encoded by the coding sequence ATGAGGAGCTATGCCGTTGTCGCGCTGTTCCATCCGCTCGAGATCGGCACGACCATCAGTCGCCGAGCATGGCCAGCGCACATCACCCTCGCCTCGAACTTCACCGCTGCCGCGGCCCCTGACCGGGTCATCGAGGTTGTCACCGAAGCCGCCCCAGCCGCTGAACCGCTGAACGTTCGCTTCGGTGAAGAGGCGCTGTTCGGACCGAACCACGAGGTGCGAGTCCGTCTCGTGGAGTCGGAACGGGCGGTCAGCGTGCACATACGACTTACGGGTAAGCTCGAATCTCTCCCGGGTTTCGTTCCCGAAGAGCCGGCGTACTGGCGAGACGGATACCGCCCGCACCTGACCCTTGGCCCATCAGTGACTGCGACGGAGGGCGACCGCGAAACTGCGAGCTCCGTCGCGGTCGTTGAAATCCTCGACAGCGATGCGAAGGTCCTCGCCCTTCTGCACCCGCGAGGCGCACGCTAA
- a CDS encoding YdcF family protein, which produces MRLRTVATVLGGLVCVALVFGEATHWRASRRRLGNGKSEGRAEAIVVLGYKNAGTRANYMNRYRVRAGLRSMDPEAQASTLVLCGGPVGGQTPEAVLMESYARDALGYAGAIRLDVTSRSTWENIQNAIPLIEDAESIKVVSNSLHAEKGRAYLWRLRPDLADRLAPGDDYRVGEITFVKPLAAFIGLRNLITLCGK; this is translated from the coding sequence ATGCGTCTTCGCACTGTTGCAACGGTCCTCGGAGGGCTGGTCTGCGTCGCTCTCGTCTTCGGAGAAGCCACACATTGGCGAGCAAGCCGAAGGAGGCTCGGCAACGGCAAAAGTGAGGGACGCGCGGAGGCCATCGTCGTTCTCGGCTATAAGAACGCCGGCACTCGCGCCAACTACATGAACCGGTACAGGGTGCGCGCCGGGCTCCGTTCAATGGACCCAGAGGCCCAGGCGAGCACACTGGTCCTGTGTGGCGGGCCAGTCGGCGGCCAGACCCCCGAGGCAGTACTCATGGAGAGCTACGCGAGAGATGCTCTCGGATACGCCGGCGCGATCCGTCTCGATGTCACCAGTCGGTCGACCTGGGAGAACATCCAAAATGCAATTCCTCTGATCGAGGACGCCGAATCGATCAAAGTCGTCTCGAACTCCTTGCATGCCGAGAAGGGTCGCGCCTACCTGTGGAGGCTCCGCCCTGACCTCGCCGATCGCCTTGCTCCCGGCGACGATTACCGAGTCGGGGAGATCACGTTCGTCAAGCCACTTGCGGCCTTCATCGGCCTGAGAAACCTGATCACGCTTTGCGGCAAATGA
- a CDS encoding MFS transporter — protein sequence MARTGIFTKDHPHYRWVALSNTTLGMLMATINSSIVIISLPAIFTGVKLNPLEPGNVSYLLWMLMGYMLVTAVLVVMFGRMGDQFGRVRIYNLGFVIFTLAAIALCLDPFSGGPGAMWLIVWRFVQGVGGAMLFANSTAILTDAFPANKRGFALGLNQVAAIAGSFIGLILGGVLAEIDWRAVFFVSVPFGVIGTIWSIKSLHEVGQKNPGRIDWLGNATFGIGLIALLTGITYGIQPYGDSSQGWGNPWVLGSIIGGIVLLALFVVVELKVPAPMFDMRLFRIRAFSSGIFAGFLAAIGRGGLQFMLIIWLQGIWLPLHGYSYESTPLWAGIYMLPITIGFLIAGPISGALSDRFGSRAFATVGLLLVAATFVGLLLIPVNFEYWQFAVLTGLNGIGSGLFSSPNRTAIMNSVPANERGAASGMAGVALNAGSSLSIGIFFSLMIAGLSVALPSALTNGLTSHGVPSHIAAQVGNTPPVGSLFAAFLGYNPIQSLLGPTGILTAPHVDGATLTGKEFFPQLISGPFHDGLVVVFIAAAVMSVIGAVASFLGGAKYVHEEAVAPQRQATEEGEEVGAHRA from the coding sequence GTGGCCCGCACCGGCATCTTCACCAAAGACCACCCGCACTACCGCTGGGTGGCACTCTCGAACACCACCCTCGGCATGCTCATGGCGACGATCAACTCGTCGATCGTCATCATCTCGCTGCCCGCCATCTTCACCGGCGTCAAGCTCAACCCGCTGGAGCCGGGCAACGTCTCCTACCTGCTGTGGATGCTGATGGGCTACATGCTCGTCACCGCCGTGCTCGTCGTCATGTTCGGGCGGATGGGCGACCAGTTCGGGCGCGTGCGCATCTACAACCTCGGGTTCGTGATCTTCACGCTCGCCGCCATCGCACTGTGCCTCGACCCGTTCAGCGGGGGCCCTGGCGCGATGTGGCTGATCGTCTGGCGGTTCGTCCAGGGCGTCGGCGGCGCGATGCTGTTCGCCAACTCGACCGCGATCCTCACCGACGCCTTCCCGGCCAACAAACGCGGCTTCGCCCTCGGCCTCAACCAGGTCGCGGCCATCGCCGGAAGCTTCATCGGCCTCATCCTCGGCGGCGTGCTCGCCGAGATCGACTGGCGTGCGGTCTTCTTCGTCTCGGTGCCGTTCGGCGTGATCGGCACCATCTGGTCCATCAAGTCGCTGCACGAGGTCGGACAGAAGAACCCCGGCCGCATCGACTGGCTCGGCAACGCCACCTTCGGCATCGGGCTCATCGCCCTCCTCACCGGCATCACCTACGGCATCCAGCCCTACGGCGACTCCAGCCAGGGATGGGGCAACCCGTGGGTGCTCGGATCGATCATCGGCGGCATCGTGCTGCTCGCGCTGTTCGTCGTCGTCGAGCTCAAGGTGCCCGCGCCGATGTTCGACATGCGGCTGTTCCGCATCCGGGCGTTCTCTTCGGGCATCTTCGCCGGGTTCCTCGCCGCCATCGGTCGCGGCGGGCTGCAGTTCATGCTGATCATCTGGCTGCAGGGCATCTGGCTTCCGCTGCACGGCTACAGCTACGAGTCGACGCCGCTCTGGGCGGGCATCTACATGCTCCCGATCACGATCGGCTTCCTCATCGCCGGACCGATCTCCGGTGCGCTCTCCGACCGGTTCGGGTCGCGCGCCTTCGCGACGGTCGGCCTGCTGCTGGTGGCGGCGACCTTCGTCGGTCTGCTGCTCATCCCCGTGAACTTCGAGTACTGGCAGTTCGCGGTGCTCACCGGTCTCAACGGCATCGGCTCCGGCCTGTTCTCGTCCCCCAACCGCACGGCGATCATGAACAGCGTGCCGGCGAACGAACGCGGCGCCGCATCCGGGATGGCCGGAGTCGCGCTCAATGCCGGAAGCTCGCTGTCGATCGGCATCTTCTTCTCGCTGATGATCGCGGGGCTGTCGGTCGCGCTGCCGTCGGCCCTCACCAACGGGCTGACCTCGCACGGCGTTCCCTCGCACATCGCGGCGCAGGTCGGAAACACCCCGCCCGTAGGCAGTCTGTTCGCCGCCTTCCTCGGCTACAACCCCATCCAGAGCCTGCTCGGTCCGACCGGGATACTCACCGCGCCGCACGTCGACGGCGCCACCCTGACGGGCAAGGAGTTCTTCCCGCAGTTGATCTCCGGACCCTTCCACGATGGTCTGGTGGTCGTCTTCATCGCTGCCGCCGTCATGAGCGTCATCGGCGCCGTCGCCTCGTTCCTGGGCGGAGCCAAGTATGTTCATGAGGAGGCCGTCGCACCCCAGCGGCAGGCCACCGAGGAAGGCGAGGAAGTCGGTGCCCACCGCGCATGA
- a CDS encoding MarR family winged helix-turn-helix transcriptional regulator, with translation MPTAHEADERPTAGRDDDVPGRLALAAGRLNRRIRSSTGGLSHGQLSALSTIVRNGPLRPSELAAIEVAAAPTITRIVAELEARGLVERTPDPQDRRSLFVSGTDAGTALLLEARSDRARAAADILAELTPEQVDAIRAALPALERAAQVTPPTPPAS, from the coding sequence GTGCCCACCGCGCATGAAGCTGACGAGCGGCCGACGGCCGGACGCGACGACGATGTCCCCGGCCGCCTGGCCCTGGCCGCTGGGCGGCTGAATCGCCGCATCCGCTCATCCACCGGAGGGCTCAGCCACGGGCAGCTCTCCGCCCTGTCGACCATCGTCCGCAACGGACCGCTGCGCCCGAGCGAGCTCGCCGCCATCGAGGTGGCGGCGGCGCCCACGATCACGCGCATCGTCGCGGAGCTCGAAGCGCGCGGCCTGGTGGAGCGCACGCCCGACCCGCAGGACCGCCGCTCCCTGTTCGTCTCCGGCACCGACGCGGGAACGGCGCTGCTGCTCGAAGCGCGGTCGGACCGCGCCCGCGCCGCTGCCGACATCCTCGCCGAACTCACGCCCGAGCAGGTGGACGCCATCCGCGCCGCCCTCCCCGCCCTCGAACGCGCCGCGCAGGTCACGCCGCCCACGCCTCCCGCGTCCTGA
- a CDS encoding EamA family transporter codes for MPAAVLGLLSAVVYGSADFLGGVAARRIGPVRTTAVGAVSGLLLLLLALPFVGGEWSAAALGWGALSGLAGSVAVGLLYACLAIGPMSILSPLTALMSAIVPMAWGLLGGDRFGAIGYVAIGMALVAVVLVGFVPEKGAVRPTARALLMAVGAGAMIGVFLILLDQTPEDSGVVPLIANRAVNGAVMWTLVGVLVLRARRRVDGHPPHLEPRGTGIAAAGGALDVSANVLILLGLRLGDLTTMSVLVALYPAGTILLAAIVLRERVAPVQWVGLVLAVAAAALLSLT; via the coding sequence ATGCCGGCCGCAGTCCTCGGGCTGCTGAGCGCTGTCGTCTACGGTTCCGCCGACTTCCTCGGCGGCGTGGCCGCCCGGCGCATCGGCCCGGTGCGCACGACCGCCGTCGGCGCCGTCAGCGGCCTCCTGCTGCTCCTGCTCGCCCTGCCGTTCGTCGGCGGGGAGTGGTCGGCGGCCGCTCTCGGCTGGGGCGCCCTGTCCGGATTGGCGGGCTCGGTCGCCGTCGGCCTGCTGTATGCGTGCCTCGCGATCGGGCCGATGAGCATCCTGTCGCCCCTGACCGCCCTGATGTCGGCCATCGTGCCGATGGCGTGGGGGCTCCTCGGCGGCGACCGATTCGGGGCCATCGGCTATGTCGCGATCGGGATGGCGCTGGTCGCGGTGGTCCTCGTCGGCTTCGTCCCGGAGAAGGGCGCCGTGAGGCCGACCGCCCGCGCCCTGCTGATGGCGGTCGGGGCCGGCGCGATGATCGGCGTGTTCCTCATCCTGCTCGACCAGACGCCCGAGGATTCGGGGGTCGTGCCGCTGATCGCCAACCGCGCGGTGAACGGAGCCGTGATGTGGACGCTCGTCGGAGTCCTCGTGCTCCGCGCGCGACGCCGCGTGGACGGGCATCCGCCTCACCTCGAACCGCGCGGAACCGGCATCGCCGCGGCGGGAGGCGCGCTCGATGTCTCGGCCAACGTCCTCATCCTGCTCGGTCTGAGGCTCGGCGACCTGACCACCATGTCAGTGCTGGTGGCGCTCTACCCGGCGGGCACCATCCTGCTGGCCGCCATCGTGCTGCGCGAGCGGGTCGCGCCCGTCCAGTGGGTGGGCCTCGTGCTGGCCGTCGCCGCCGCAGCGCTCCTCTCCCTCACCTGA